The Caldalkalibacillus thermarum genome contains the following window.
GGAATGCTCAGGATGGCATCTCCCTGATTCAGACCGCTGAGGGGGCTCTGCAGGAAACCCATGCCATTCTGCAGCGTATGCGGGAACTGGCCGTTCAGGCTGCCAACGACACCAACACTGAAGCTGACCGGAAAGAGCTGCAAAAAGAAGTGAACCAATTAATTGATGAATTGAACCGTATTTCAGCTAATACTGAATTTAACACCAAGACATTACTCAATGGCGATCTCACTATTAAATTAGATGGAACCATTAGTAACACTGAGTACGCTTCTGATTTTCGTTTTGTTGATGGTGAACTTTCTTCGGATTCAACTGTTAGCCTCTCACAGCAAGTAGAATATGAAGATAAAGACGATGGTGACTTTAAAGAAATAACATTTACTGTTACAGTTAATGGAGCTAGCTCTACTGTAAAATTTACAGCAGACGACATTGAGAATGATATTTTAACAAAAGAGGTAACTGTGGGTGGTGCAACATTCTCCGTTACCGTTAATGATGCAGTCGCTGATACAACTGGTAAAGGACTTGGCGAACTATCAACAGCAGATACATTCAAGGTCAAAGGTACCCGTTTAAGTTTCCACATCGGTGCAAACCAAGATCAAAACATTAAACTTTCTTTAACAGACATGTCTGCTAATGCGTTAAATGTTGAAGGCATCTCTGTTTCTGATACAGAATCTGCAAACGAAGCAATCACTATTATCAATAATGCTATTGAAAAAGTATCCGCCGAGCACTCCAAACTGGGTGCCTACCAAAACCGCTTAGAGCACACCATCAACAACCTCGGCACTTCTGTTGAAAACTTGCAAGCGGCTGAATCCCGCATCAGAGATGTGGATATGGCCCGTGAGATCATGGAGTTTACCCGTGCCAACATCCTGTCTCAAGCGTCTCAAGCGATGCTGGCCCAAGCCAATCAACTGCCTCAATCCGTATTGCAACTGCTTGGATAATAATAACAAACCAAGTGGCCATCTGTTGATGATGGCCACTTTTTCAATATGGTTTTGATTAATGAATATGGCAGAAAGGACGAATGGAATTGGAACTGGCGTATCAGGCCATTGATTGTGGCAGACATTCTGGAAATCATTGCCTTCGTGATCTGTATTGGCCAGAATTGCTATGGGCAGCCGTCTCCGTTGGCAAACGGAGTCATCGAGATTGGGATGGCATTGTTGTCCAGGTAGAAAAACTATGGTATGCTTGGCAAGCACATCTTGAGAAGGTTAGGTAAAGACAAAAACAAAAATATTGTTCCAGCGGGCTTTAATATGTTAAAGTAGTACCATAAAAAGCGGATGCTGGTTAAAGAAAGGATCATGTCCGGTATGCGTATCCGG
Protein-coding sequences here:
- a CDS encoding flagellin N-terminal helical domain-containing protein, yielding MIINNNIPALNTHRMLAANNLAAQKAMEKLSSGMRINRAGDDAAGLAISEKMRAQIRGLNQAIRNAQDGISLIQTAEGALQETHAILQRMRELAVQAANDTNTEADRKELQKEVNQLIDELNRISANTEFNTKTLLNGDLTIKLDGTISNTEYASDFRFVDGELSSDSTVSLSQQVEYEDKDDGDFKEITFTVTVNGASSTVKFTADDIENDILTKEVTVGGATFSVTVNDAVADTTGKGLGELSTADTFKVKGTRLSFHIGANQDQNIKLSLTDMSANALNVEGISVSDTESANEAITIINNAIEKVSAEHSKLGAYQNRLEHTINNLGTSVENLQAAESRIRDVDMAREIMEFTRANILSQASQAMLAQANQLPQSVLQLLG